From Glycine max cultivar Williams 82 chromosome 11, Glycine_max_v4.0, whole genome shotgun sequence, the proteins below share one genomic window:
- the LOC100802913 gene encoding uncharacterized protein, with product MEKSNGLWNLQAVAPEVSGEGFPYAPENWPEQGDIWGWRTGRRVVANRSHFKDRYLYLPNRLIRALKEEKEKENAADSGSSSIRSRQHIFASKLAVECYIKKYYPEADLDAFFASFSWKIPALPSSSTNGNEVPIAAVPLLQIAQEAYDSDSGDVVKCKASNKKCTSLVLEEVEKYSPAMPCDICCSEPGFCRDCVCILCCKTVSSAYGGYSYIKCQVNIGGGICGHVAHMECALRSLLAGKVGGSIGLDAQYHCRRCDGRTDMISHVNNLLQTCRAADLDDEIRKKILNLGACLLRGSQKPVAKELLCRIELAISKLKCGTNLEEIWKEDDSLIAHSLDNGNDVMEVMVNDGPFEVRTGLESYDFQPRSLKLESEVDQVLQALRKSQELEYKVVEETLQDQKTYLKNLYQQVECEKYELACQNSSTSDVSSSAVRDRKKQIRREVEKFEIMKKVAYGFGRTSNDIVKEHFGLKVID from the exons ATGGAGAAGAGTAATGGTTTATGGAATTTACAAGCAGTGGCACCGGAAGTATCCGGCGAGGGATTTCCATACGCACCGGAAAATTGGCCGGAACAGGGCGACATTTGGGGATGGAGAACTGGGCGGAGAGTTGTCGCAAATCGTAGCCACTTTAAGGATCGGTACCTGTATCTGCCGAATCGACTAATCCGTGCCTTGAaagaggagaaggagaaggagaacgCTGCTGACTCAGGCTCAAGCTCAATCCGCAGCAGGCAACACATCTTTGCGAGCAAACTTGCTGTTGAATGCTACATCAAGAAATATTATCCTGAAGCGGATCTTGATGCCTTTTTTGCTTCCTTCTCCTGGAAGATTCCAGCTCTACCATCGTCTTCAACCAACG GCAATGAGGTGCCTATAGCTGCTGTACCTCTTCTACAGATAGCACAAGAAGCATATGACTCTGACTCTGGGGACGTTGTCAAGTGTAAAGCAAGTAATAAGAAGTGCACTAGTCTGGTGTTAGAAGAAGTTGAAAAATATTCACCAGCCATGCCTTGTGATATCTGTTGTTCTGAACCTGGGTTTTGCCGTGATTGTGTTTGCATCCTTTGTTGCAAAACTGTTTCTTCAGCTTATGGTGGCTATAGTTATATCAAGTGCCAAGTGAACATTGGTGGGGGCATCTGTGGCCATGTTGCTCATATGGAATGCGCTCTTCGATCTCTCTTGGCTGGCAAAGTTGGAGGAAGTATTGGGCTAGATGCCCAGTACCACTGCCGACGCTGTGATGGGAGGACAGATATGATTTCGCATGTTAATAATCTCCTACAAACATGCAGAGCTGCTGATTTGGATGATGAAATTCGGAAGAAAATTTTGAATCTTGGTGCTTGTCTCTTGCGTGGTTCACAGAAGCCTGTTGCAAAGGAGCTGCTGTGTCGTATTGAATTGGCCATCTCAAAG CTTAAATGTGGAActaatcttgaagaaatctggaAGGAGGATGACAGTCTTATAGCTCATTCTTTGG ATAACGGCAATGATGTGATGGAAGTTATGGTCAATGACGGCCCTTTTGAAGTTAGGACAGGGTTGGAATCTTATGATTTTCAACCTCGTTCATTAAAACTTGAGTCTGAGGTTGATCAGGTTCTCCAGGCTCTTAGAAAGTCACAGGAGCTTGAATATAAGGTGGTGGAAGAAACACTTCAAGACCAAAAGACttacttaaaaaatttgtatCAGCAAGTGGAATGTGAGAAGTATGAATTGGCTTGTCAAAACTCATCTACCTCAGATGTATCGTCTAGTGCTGTAAGAGACAGAAAGAAACAGATAAGACGGGAGGTGGAAAAATttgaaatcatgaaaaaggttgCCTATGGTTTTGGCAGGACATCCAATGATATTGTAAAGGAACACTTTGgcttgaaagtgatagattga
- the LOC100797227 gene encoding uncharacterized protein LOC100797227 codes for MGEALFDLEQVLMSKKEILTPQEADILLSCKSKSLRDFTAGALAAGTAAWAATWKLSKPFRINLSAGAGAFCGLWMLSRSLYSCADQILTMDGSILQKELANIMVTKYQSDPSLMQLISKHFYSERIFDDSTSNNPKLRWRYRNFFSDNAVHGHRTHDRESNDKSQEHSHNDSNDKSLGWSENVTHSKRTNLETKRTFENADIMSEGDPLDCLFSYAPPVEDIHHSNSPNKPSGIHNRARRRSHRRRRMRNHDDLSNSESAAAI; via the exons ATGGGTGAAGCATTGTTTGACCTTGAACAAGTTCTCATGTCCAAGAAG GAAATATTGACACCTCAGGAGGCGGATATTCTTCTATCATGCAAATCTAAATCTTTGAGAGATTTCACTGCTGGTGCACTTGCTGCGGGCACAGCTGCATGGGCTG CAACTTGGAAACTCAGTAAACCATTTCGAATCAACCTTTCGGCAG GAGCTGGTGCTTTCTGTGGACTGTGGATGTTAAGTAGATCCTTGTATTCTTGTGCAGATCAGATTCTTACAATGGATGGTAGTATATTACAAAAGGAGTTAGCGAATAT AATGGTGACAAAGTACCAGAGTGATCCTTCGCTGATGCAGCTTATATCTAAGCATTTCTACTCGGAGAGGATTTTTGATGATTCAACCTCTAATAATCCTAAATTAAGATGGAGATACCGGAATTTCTTTAGCGATAATGCAGTCCATGGTCATAGGACACATGATCGTGAATCTAATGACAAATCCCAAGAGCACTCCCATAATGATTCCAATGACAAATCCCTAGGCTGGTCTGAAAATGTCACCCACAGCAAAAGAACAAATCTTGAGACCAAGCGTACTTTT GAAAACGCTGATATTATGTCGGAGGGTGACCCTCTTGATTGTCTTTTTAGTTATGCTCCTCCGGTGGAAGATATTCATCATTCAAATTCCCCAAATAAACCATCAGGAATACATAATCGGGCTCGTAGAAGATCTCACCGTAGGCGTCGGATGCGTAATCATGATGACCTTTCAAATTCTGAGTCTGCAGCAGCTATTTGA
- the LOC100803445 gene encoding pentatricopeptide repeat-containing protein At4g14820, whose translation MAMAMSTRLIPSPSEKGLLASCKTLRHVKQIHAQILRSKMDNSNLLLLKLVLCCCTLPSPSPSALDYALSLFSHIPNPPTRFSNQLLRQFSRGPTPENTLSLYLHLRRNGFPLDRFSFPPLLKAVSKLSALNLGLEIHGLASKFGFFHADPFIQSALIAMYAACGRIMDARFLFDKMSHRDVVTWNIMIDGYSQNAHYDHVLKLYEEMKTSGTEPDAIILCTVLSACAHAGNLSYGKAIHQFIKDNGFRVGSHIQTSLVNMYANCGAMHLAREVYDQLPSKHMVVSTAMLSGYAKLGMVQDARFIFDRMVEKDLVCWSAMISGYAESYQPLEALQLFNEMQRRRIVPDQITMLSVISACANVGALVQAKWIHTYADKNGFGRTLPINNALIDMYAKCGNLVKAREVFENMPRKNVISWSSMINAFAMHGDADSAIALFHRMKEQNIEPNGVTFIGVLYACSHAGLVEEGQKFFSSMINEHRISPQREHYGCMVDLYCRANHLRKAMELIETMPFPPNVIIWGSLMSACQNHGEIELGEFAATRLLELEPDHDGALVVLSNIYAKEKRWDDVGLVRKLMKHKGVSKEKACSRIEVNNEVHVFMMADRYHKQSDEIYKKLDAVVSQLKLVGYTPSTSGILVDLEEEEKKEVVLWHSEKLALCYGLIGERKESCIRIVKNLRICEDCHSFMKLVSKVHRIEIVMRDRTRFHHFNGGICSCRDYW comes from the coding sequence ATGGCCATGGCCATGAGCACGAGGTTGATTCCTAGTCCCAGTGAGAAGGGTTTGTTGGCATCATGCAAAACACTTAGGCACGTGAAGCAAATTCATGCTCAAATCCTCCGTTCCAAAATGGATAACTCAAACTTGCTCCTTTTGAAACTCGTCCTTTGCTGTTGCActctcccttctccttctccttcggCTCTTGACTACGCCCTCTCCCTCTTTTCCCACATTCCCAACCCACCCACCCGTTTCTCCAACCAACTCCTCCGTCAATTCTCTCGCGGCCCCACACCGGAGAACACCCTCTCTCTCTATCTCCACCTCCGAAGAAACGGGTTCCCTCTCGACAGGTTCAGCTTCCCCCCATTGCTCAAGGCCGTCTCTAAACTTTCTGCTCTCAATCTCGGCTTGGAGATTCACGGCCTCGCTTCCAAGTTCGGCTTCTTCCACGCTGACCCATTCATTCAGTCCGCCTTGATTGCCATGTATGCTGCATGTGGACGCATCATGGATGCCCGTTTCCTGTTTGATAAAATGTCTCACCGAGACGTCGTTACCTGGAATATTATGATCGATGGCTATTCCCAGAATGCTCATTATGACCATGTTTTAAAGCTCTATGAAGAAATGAAAACTTCTGGTACGGAGCCAGATGCTATTATCCTTTGTACGGTGCTTTCTGCTTGCGCTCACGCTGGAAATTTAAGCTATGGCAAAGCAATTCATCAGTTCATTAAGGATAATGGTTTTCGTGTTGGCTCTCATATACAGACTTCTCTTGTTAACATGTATGCAAATTGTGGTGCTATGCATTTGGCCAGGGAGGTCTATGATCAACTTCCGTCCAAGCATATGGTTGTTTCTACTGCGATGCTTTCGGGGTATGCGAAACTTGGAATGGTTCAAGATGCACGCTTCATATTTGATCGAATGGTTGAAAAGGACTTGGTGTGTTGGAGTGCTATGATATCTGGTTATGCCGAAAGCTATCAGCCTCTGGAGGCTCTTCAATTGTTCAATGAAATGCAACGGCGAAGAATAGTGCCTGATCAGATCACAATGTTGAGTGTCATTTCTGCTTGTGCTAATGTTGGTGCACTTGTTCAAGCAAAATGGATTCATACGTACGCAGATAAAAATGGGTTTGGAAGAACTCTGCCTATCAACAATGCCCTGATTGATATGTATGCTAAATGTGGAAACTTGGTTAAAGCGAGAGAGGTATTTGAGAATATGCCAAGAAAAAATGTGATATCTTGGTCCAGTATGATCAATGCTTTTGCCATGCATGGGGATGCTGACAGTGCCATAGCTCTTTTCCATAGGATGAAAGAGCAAAATATTGAGCCCAATGGGGTTACGTTTATAGGTGTCCTTTATGCTTGCAGTCATGCAGGTTTGGTTGAGGAGGGCCAGAAATTCTTTTCTTCCATGATCAATGAGCACCGCATTTCTCCCCAACGTGAGCACTATGGTTGCATGGTGGACCTGTATTGTAGAGCCAACCACTTGAGAAAAGCTATGGAGCTTATTGAGACGATGCCTTTCCCGCCAAATGTTATCATTTGGGGATCCCTTATGTCTGCTTGTCAAAATCACGGTGAGATCGAGTTAGGAGAATTTGCTGCCACTCGACTTCTTGAGTTGGAGCCTGATCATGATGGGGCCCTTGTGGTTTTGTCAAACATTTATGCCAAAGAAAAAAGGTGGGATGATGTTGGGCTGGTAAGGAAATTAATGAAACATAAAGGAGTCTCAAAGGAGAAGGCGTGTAGTAGGATTGAAGTGAACAATGAGGTGCATGTGTTTATGATGGCAGATAGGTATCACAAGCAATCagatgaaatatataaaaagttggaTGCGGTAGTCAGTCAACTGAAGCTGGTTGGCTACACACCCAGTACTTCGGGCATATTGGTTGATTtagaagaggaagagaaaaaagaagtagTTCTTTGGCATAGTGAGAAATTAGCACTGTGCTACGGGCTAATTGGTGAGAGAAAAGAATCATGCATTCGCATAGTTAAAAATCTTAGAATATGTGAGGACTGTCATTCCTTTATGAAATTGGTCTCAAAGGTGCACCGAATAGAGATTGTCATGAGAGATAGGACTAGGTTTCACCATTTTAATGGTGGAATATGTTCTTGTAGAGACTATTGGTGA
- the LOC100796356 gene encoding uncharacterized protein has translation MEIESVKCECCGLKEDCTQEYIRDVKAKFDGKWLCGLCSEAVRDEVNRAKRPFPMEEAVKAHMSFCGKIKSNPAVRVADGMRQMLRRRSTDLSSSSSKYSSRSNTTSHVTDSSTFPLH, from the coding sequence ATGGAAATTGAATCGGTCAAGTGTGAGTGCTGTGGCCTCAAAGAGGATTGCACCCAAGAATACATCCGCGACGTGAAGGCTAAGTTTGACGGCAAATGGTTATGTGGTTTGTGCTCAGAAGCAGTGAGAGACGAAGTTAACAGAGCCAAAAGGCCTTTTCCCATGGAGGAAGCTGTCAAGGCTCACATGTCATTCTGTGGGAAGATCAAATCGAATCCCGCGGTTAGAGTCGCCGATGGCATGAGGCAGATGCTAAGGAGAAGGTCAACTGACTTGTCTTCATCGTCAAGCAAATACAGTAGCAGGTCAAACACCACTTCTCATGTCACTGATTCCTCCACTTTCCCATTGCACTGA